The following coding sequences are from one Candidatus Angelobacter sp. window:
- a CDS encoding beta-xylosidase → MSETPDPNGYQACISRAIRSMTETIFWTQRIVECRLARFMNVEHEPAEAASISQGRSFRVEAPSVLKRRSFGFATAVLTLMLVSVATATSADSFPVAIHVDAAKSKGELKPIWRFFGADEPNYACMKNGRKLIAELGELRPKQVYFRAHNLLTSGDGTAALKWGSTGAYREDTPGHPIYDWTILDRIFDTYLENGVRPYVEIGFMPRDLSVKPEPYQHHWNPQLGYNEIFTGWANPPRDYRKWAELVFEWAKHCIGKYGRAEVESWYWEVWNEANIGYWRGTPEEFRKLHDYAIDAVRRALPTARVGGADTAGSGGKFTRDFLEHCLRGTNYATGKIGTPLDFVSFHAKGSPTTTNGHVRMGIANQLRTIDDGFRIIGSFPELERTPVVIGECDPEGCAACQGPSLAYRNGTMYSSYTAASFARIYDLADRRGVNIEGALTWAFEFEDQPYFAGFRSLASNGIDKPVLNTFRMFARMSGRRLDVESDGAVPLDEILRGGVRAKTDVSALVTLDQRKLCVLVWHYHDDDVPGPEADVELTLDNLPVTNGGARLEHFRIDEDHSNAFTAWRRIGSPQKPTPEQYALFEKAGRLATLAGPENVHVSEGRATLRFQLPRRAVSLLQLNW, encoded by the coding sequence ATGAGTGAAACGCCGGACCCGAACGGATATCAGGCGTGCATCTCGCGGGCGATCCGTTCCATGACCGAAACGATATTCTGGACGCAACGGATTGTCGAGTGCAGGCTTGCCAGGTTTATGAACGTCGAACACGAGCCGGCAGAAGCTGCGAGCATCTCCCAAGGACGATCTTTCCGCGTAGAAGCGCCCTCCGTATTGAAGCGGCGCTCTTTTGGTTTTGCCACGGCGGTGTTGACGTTGATGCTGGTCAGCGTCGCGACCGCAACCTCGGCCGATTCGTTTCCGGTCGCGATTCACGTTGACGCGGCGAAGTCGAAAGGCGAGCTGAAACCCATCTGGCGGTTCTTCGGAGCTGATGAGCCGAATTACGCCTGCATGAAAAACGGCAGGAAACTGATCGCCGAACTCGGCGAGCTGCGGCCAAAGCAGGTTTATTTCCGCGCGCATAATCTTTTGACCTCCGGTGATGGCACGGCCGCGTTGAAATGGGGTTCCACCGGCGCGTACCGCGAGGACACACCAGGCCATCCCATTTATGACTGGACGATTCTTGACCGCATCTTCGACACGTATTTGGAAAACGGCGTGCGGCCTTATGTGGAGATTGGTTTCATGCCGCGAGACCTGTCGGTGAAACCCGAGCCGTATCAGCACCACTGGAATCCCCAGCTCGGATACAACGAAATCTTCACTGGCTGGGCTAATCCGCCGAGGGACTATCGCAAGTGGGCCGAACTGGTCTTCGAGTGGGCGAAGCATTGCATCGGGAAATACGGTCGCGCCGAGGTGGAATCCTGGTATTGGGAAGTGTGGAACGAGGCCAACATCGGTTACTGGCGCGGCACGCCGGAGGAATTCCGCAAACTCCACGACTACGCGATTGACGCGGTGCGGCGCGCGCTGCCGACCGCAAGAGTTGGCGGCGCGGATACTGCCGGGAGCGGTGGCAAATTCACCCGCGATTTTCTCGAACATTGCCTGCGCGGCACCAACTACGCGACCGGCAAGATCGGCACTCCGCTCGATTTTGTTTCCTTTCACGCCAAGGGATCGCCGACCACGACCAACGGCCACGTGCGGATGGGAATCGCGAATCAACTGCGCACGATTGACGACGGTTTCCGGATCATCGGGTCCTTTCCAGAGCTAGAGCGCACGCCCGTGGTCATCGGCGAATGCGATCCCGAAGGCTGCGCTGCCTGCCAGGGGCCGTCACTGGCCTATCGAAACGGCACGATGTATTCCAGCTACACCGCTGCAAGCTTTGCGCGCATTTATGATCTGGCCGACCGGCGCGGCGTGAACATCGAAGGTGCGCTGACCTGGGCGTTTGAGTTCGAGGATCAGCCGTATTTCGCCGGCTTCCGTTCGCTGGCAAGCAACGGAATCGACAAACCTGTGCTCAACACCTTCCGCATGTTTGCCCGGATGAGCGGCCGGCGGCTTGACGTGGAAAGCGACGGCGCCGTGCCGTTGGACGAAATCCTGCGAGGCGGCGTCCGGGCAAAAACGGATGTGTCGGCGCTGGTGACTCTCGATCAACGCAAACTCTGCGTGCTCGTCTGGCATTACCACGACGATGACGTGCCGGGACCGGAAGCAGACGTCGAGTTGACGCTGGACAATCTTCCGGTGACGAATGGCGGGGCGCGGCTGGAACACTTCCGCATTGATGAAGACCACAGCAACGCATTCACGGCGTGGAGGCGGATCGGTTCACCACAAAAGCCGACTCCTGAGCAATACGCGCTCTTCGAAAAAGCCGGGCGGCTGGCCACGTTGGCGGGGCCGGAAAATGTTCACGTGTCCGAAGGCAGGGCGACGTTGAGGTTCCAACTGCCTCGCCGGGCAGTCTCGCTGCTCCAACTGAACTGGTGA